One genomic segment of Bacillota bacterium includes these proteins:
- a CDS encoding chemotaxis response regulator protein-glutamate methylesterase, producing MRLALRKMLESCSDIAVVGTAKDGKEGVAIAQELSPDVITLDVEMPNMDGLQALVELLAKGPFPVVMVSSLTTAEADVTLKALDLGAVDFVTKPSSIASTDISLISNELVTKVRAAASLGREKIIQIMSDRRRAEGKIASSGKWTKRFDLVVIGSSTGGPPALHKILGSLPPDLPCGIIVAQHMPPGFTKLLAERLNESSRLKVKEAEDGDPVTPGSCFVAPAGYQTLVEGSGNELCLRVALPGERDLYKPCVDLTMISVANTLGRKALGIILTGMGADGAYGLKAIKDKGGFTIAESEETCVVYGMPGKAAELGAAIRILPLYMIPGEICALL from the coding sequence ATGCGCTTGGCTCTCCGGAAAATGTTGGAATCCTGCAGCGACATCGCAGTCGTAGGCACAGCAAAGGATGGGAAGGAAGGGGTGGCCATAGCCCAGGAGCTTTCTCCCGACGTAATCACTTTGGATGTTGAAATGCCAAATATGGATGGGTTACAGGCGCTGGTAGAGCTTCTGGCAAAGGGACCATTTCCGGTAGTCATGGTAAGTTCCCTTACCACGGCCGAAGCAGATGTCACATTAAAAGCACTAGATTTGGGCGCTGTAGACTTTGTCACGAAGCCATCGTCCATTGCATCTACCGATATCTCATTGATCTCAAATGAACTCGTCACTAAGGTAAGAGCGGCTGCTTCCCTAGGAAGAGAGAAAATCATTCAGATCATGTCCGACCGGAGAAGGGCGGAAGGGAAGATAGCTTCTTCCGGCAAGTGGACAAAACGTTTTGATCTGGTCGTTATCGGATCCTCTACCGGCGGTCCCCCTGCCCTCCACAAGATACTTGGCAGTCTTCCTCCAGATTTGCCGTGCGGGATCATAGTCGCACAGCATATGCCTCCTGGGTTTACGAAACTGCTTGCAGAGCGCTTAAATGAGTCCAGTAGGTTGAAGGTAAAGGAAGCTGAAGATGGTGACCCGGTAACCCCCGGGAGTTGCTTTGTAGCGCCTGCTGGCTACCAAACGCTGGTCGAAGGAAGTGGAAACGAACTTTGCCTACGCGTAGCGCTACCGGGAGAGAGGGATCTTTACAAACCTTGCGTGGATCTAACTATGATTTCAGTCGCAAATACCTTGGGTAGAAAAGCCCTAGGGATTATCCTAACGGGCATGGGGGCTGATGGGGCTTATGGACTGAAAGCCATCAAAGACAAAGGTGGCTTTACAATTGCAGAGTCCGAAGAAACTTGCGTAGTTTATGGCATGCCGGGAAAGGCAGCCGAACTAGGAGCAGCAATACGCATTCTTCCGCTTTACATGATTCCAGGCGAAATATGCGCCCTTCTTTGA
- a CDS encoding protein-glutamate O-methyltransferase CheR, with translation MMTGFVTETLREILGWLEHCIGLTLLNQPLEILLGKIERAGVNLGYQSIEEFCTFLHQYKAEFKYLPEEHFQTLVDHLTVTETFFFRGQAVLEHIVEEKLALDDLLQGKISIWSAACATGEEPYTLAMLIAAKYPFLVWSDLKPPIVATDINRRALEKAKAGIYHHGSLSFRSMPQEYLRFFERLPGDFFRVKPEIKRFVDFRWTNLLCEETGPPGEFDICLLRNVLYYFNETLRQNVIENVRKRLKPGGILVLGETEQLRHEIGFQVVLTPKYFYYVKDADETPAERTE, from the coding sequence ATGATGACCGGATTCGTCACGGAAACATTAAGGGAGATACTGGGCTGGCTCGAACACTGCATAGGGTTGACTCTGCTAAACCAACCGCTGGAGATACTCCTGGGAAAAATAGAACGAGCGGGCGTCAATCTGGGTTATCAGAGCATAGAAGAGTTCTGTACCTTCCTTCATCAGTACAAGGCTGAATTCAAATATCTACCGGAAGAGCACTTTCAAACCCTGGTGGATCATCTAACCGTGACGGAAACCTTCTTTTTCCGGGGCCAGGCCGTGCTTGAACATATTGTAGAAGAGAAGCTTGCTCTCGATGACCTGCTCCAAGGGAAGATATCTATATGGAGCGCAGCATGCGCCACAGGCGAAGAGCCTTATACACTTGCCATGCTGATTGCAGCAAAGTATCCCTTTCTTGTTTGGAGCGACTTAAAGCCACCAATTGTCGCAACCGACATAAACAGGAGAGCACTGGAGAAGGCCAAGGCCGGGATTTACCATCATGGTTCCCTTTCTTTTCGAAGCATGCCTCAAGAGTATTTGCGATTTTTTGAACGTCTCCCCGGGGATTTTTTTCGGGTGAAACCCGAGATCAAGAGATTTGTGGATTTTCGCTGGACCAACCTCCTCTGCGAGGAAACAGGGCCCCCTGGCGAATTTGACATCTGTCTTTTGCGAAACGTGCTTTACTATTTCAATGAAACCCTTAGACAAAATGTCATCGAGAACGTTAGAAAAAGGCTCAAACCTGGGGGAATTTTGGTTCTTGGGGAAACAGAACAGCTCAGGCACGAGATCGGATTCCAGGTGGTATTAACTCCCAAGTACTTTTATTATGTGAAAGACGCCGACGAGACTCCAGCTGAAAGGACGGAATAG
- a CDS encoding protein-glutamate O-methyltransferase CheR — MRAELYGICHLLGFKDDAAQVDMLASRVERLTGGRKPTSINDWITCVTIKETRFFRDINQFQALETFLKQRLASGSKTVRMWSAGCSFGQEPYSMAIVAKKACDGFKNNIGVEVLASDIDTGALEIAAEGVYPIESLWQIPEEYRKYVLPEGNQLRIKDIVKCLVQFFSLNLAGMDPYPKDLDVVFCRNVLIYFNPQAALSAIRRIHASLRPGGLLFLGEGETISYFGLYTLFEAIDADCLVYKKLQCNA, encoded by the coding sequence ATGAGAGCGGAGCTTTACGGGATCTGCCATTTACTCGGGTTTAAGGATGACGCTGCACAGGTGGACATGCTTGCCTCACGGGTTGAACGCCTCACAGGGGGGCGAAAGCCAACCAGCATAAACGACTGGATAACCTGCGTCACCATTAAGGAAACGCGGTTCTTCCGCGATATCAATCAATTTCAGGCCCTTGAAACATTTCTAAAGCAGAGGCTGGCATCGGGGAGTAAAACAGTACGTATGTGGTCAGCAGGATGTTCATTCGGGCAAGAACCATACTCAATGGCCATAGTGGCCAAGAAAGCCTGCGATGGGTTTAAAAACAATATAGGCGTTGAGGTCCTAGCCTCGGACATAGACACAGGAGCTCTGGAAATAGCCGCCGAAGGGGTTTATCCAATTGAGTCGCTGTGGCAGATACCTGAAGAATACAGAAAGTATGTACTTCCCGAGGGGAATCAGTTAAGAATCAAGGACATAGTAAAATGCTTGGTCCAATTCTTCAGCCTTAACCTTGCGGGGATGGATCCATATCCCAAAGACCTTGATGTGGTATTCTGCCGCAATGTCTTGATTTACTTCAACCCCCAAGCTGCTCTGTCAGCGATAAGACGAATTCATGCCTCTCTCAGGCCGGGGGGATTGCTATTCTTAGGCGAGGGTGAGACCATTTCCTATTTCGGGCTATACACCCTCTTTGAAGCTATAGATGCTGACTGCCTTGTTTACAAGAAGCTGCAGTGCAATGCGTAA